From a region of the Spirochaetota bacterium genome:
- a CDS encoding ankyrin repeat domain-containing protein, with product MKPISITVIILAMAIMTFQGCKGAYEGALADAARVGDVKEVEKYIAKGADVNAQWFGRTPIQVASEEGKTEVIDLLLAKGADINAKSKFDKTALDFAEKKGDKKIIDLLKSKGAKRASELK from the coding sequence ATGAAACCAATATCCATAACTGTAATTATTCTCGCCATGGCAATCATGACATTTCAGGGATGCAAGGGAGCCTACGAGGGAGCCCTGGCGGACGCCGCACGGGTCGGTGACGTTAAAGAAGTAGAAAAGTATATAGCCAAAGGGGCCGATGTGAACGCGCAGTGGTTCGGCAGGACACCGATCCAGGTGGCCTCGGAGGAGGGGAAAACCGAGGTTATCGATCTTCTTCTGGCCAAAGGGGCCGATATCAACGCCAAATCCAAATTTGATAAAACGGCGCTGGACTTCGCAGAAAAGAAAGGGGACAAGAAAATTATTGATCTCCTGAAGAGCAAAGGTGCCAAGCGGGCGTCGGAGCTGAAATAG